In Geotalea uraniireducens, one genomic interval encodes:
- a CDS encoding RluA family pseudouridine synthase, with translation MESHFTVTVPAEGEPERLDQFIVRSLDGLTRSAVQRLIDDGRVTVNGIVEKASLKLKGGEVVAVEVPPPAPAVPQAEEIPLDILYEDGDVVVVNKPAGMVVHPGAGNPGGTLVNALLGHCRDLSGIGGEIRPGIVHRIDKDTSGVLVVAKNDRAHDGLARQFHDHTIKRIYLALVFGSPREDKGRVEGAIGRHPTDRLRMSGKARHGKRAVTHWKVLARYPGLSLLQLRLETGRTHQIRVHMAESGHPLVGDELYGGGGRLANLRDPVLRKLIRELGRQALHAKTLGFVHPVTADYLEFDTPLPDDLQRIIDYLESVAGG, from the coding sequence ATGGAGTCACATTTTACCGTGACGGTTCCGGCGGAGGGTGAACCGGAACGTCTTGACCAGTTTATCGTTCGCAGCCTCGACGGGCTTACTCGCTCGGCGGTCCAGCGCCTGATCGATGACGGCCGGGTGACGGTTAACGGCATCGTCGAGAAGGCATCATTGAAACTCAAGGGGGGGGAAGTGGTCGCGGTCGAAGTGCCGCCGCCGGCCCCGGCGGTCCCCCAGGCCGAGGAGATTCCCCTCGATATCCTGTACGAGGATGGCGACGTGGTGGTTGTCAACAAGCCGGCGGGGATGGTGGTGCATCCGGGAGCCGGCAATCCGGGCGGTACCCTGGTCAACGCCTTGCTTGGCCACTGTCGCGACCTATCGGGGATCGGCGGCGAGATTCGCCCCGGCATTGTCCACCGGATCGACAAGGATACTTCCGGCGTGTTGGTGGTGGCGAAGAACGACCGCGCCCACGACGGGCTGGCCCGCCAGTTCCACGACCATACGATCAAACGGATTTATCTGGCACTGGTGTTTGGATCGCCACGGGAGGACAAGGGCCGGGTCGAGGGGGCCATCGGCCGGCATCCGACCGATCGGCTGCGGATGTCCGGGAAAGCCCGCCATGGCAAACGGGCGGTGACCCACTGGAAAGTGCTGGCCCGCTATCCGGGGCTCAGTCTCCTCCAGCTTCGGCTGGAGACGGGCCGGACCCACCAGATCCGCGTCCATATGGCCGAGTCGGGGCATCCCCTGGTGGGGGACGAACTTTACGGTGGCGGCGGCCGGCTTGCCAACCTGCGCGATCCGGTGCTGCGCAAACTGATCCGCGAACTGGGCCGTCAGGCCCTGCATGCCAAGACCCTTGGCTTCGTGCACCCGGTGACCGCCGACTATCTGGAGTTCGACACTCCCCTCCCCGACGACCTGCAGCGCATTATCGACTATCTGGAATCGGTGGCGGGCGGCTGA
- a CDS encoding flavodoxin family protein, which translates to MRIVAICGSPHGLRGNTGRLLDEVTAGVREEGGDVELFTLSGVTVKPCVGCDTCHIRGECPINDDFTDLRKALLASDAFIIASPNYIFSVTAQLKAFMDRCCGLIHCLALEGKYGAVVETSGGGGDDEVLDYLRRFVGSLGAYCVGGVGSPAAGPRTFPDEEALFARARELGRELCRSAKEKREFPEQEGARLAFAARMRGLVSHMREFWPYEYEYWQRLGKL; encoded by the coding sequence GTGAGAATCGTGGCGATCTGCGGCAGCCCGCACGGGCTGCGGGGGAATACCGGCCGGCTGTTGGACGAGGTGACCGCGGGCGTGCGGGAAGAGGGGGGCGACGTTGAGCTCTTTACCCTCTCGGGAGTGACGGTGAAGCCGTGCGTCGGCTGCGATACCTGTCACATCCGCGGCGAGTGCCCGATCAACGACGACTTTACCGATCTGAGGAAGGCGCTGCTGGCCAGCGATGCCTTTATTATCGCCAGCCCCAATTACATCTTCAGCGTGACCGCCCAGTTAAAAGCGTTCATGGATCGGTGTTGCGGGCTGATCCACTGTCTGGCGCTGGAAGGGAAATACGGTGCGGTGGTGGAAACGTCGGGTGGTGGCGGCGATGACGAGGTGCTCGACTACCTGCGCCGTTTTGTCGGCAGTCTCGGGGCCTACTGCGTTGGCGGGGTCGGTTCTCCGGCGGCGGGGCCGCGGACGTTCCCCGACGAGGAGGCCCTGTTCGCCCGGGCCCGCGAGTTGGGCCGCGAACTGTGCCGCTCGGCCAAAGAAAAGCGTGAATTTCCCGAACAAGAGGGCGCACGGCTCGCCTTTGCCGCCCGGATGCGCGGCCTGGTATCGCACATGCGGGAGTTCTGGCCCTATGAGTATGAGTACTGGCAGCGGCTCGGCAAACTGTAG
- a CDS encoding aminotransferase yields MKLTVSELIRSVHFPPISEVRGWLADRAPDPERPLIDLCQAVPDYPPARQLTDYLATLLDEPTLARYSPDEGLAEVREAISARYARVYGAAPEPDRLCLTIGASQAFWLAMVTLCRAGDEVIVQTPYYFDHPMALEMLGIRGVYVPFDEAAGGLPSPEAIARLITPRTRAILLVTPSNPTGVVTPPDIIHQLYRLAQRHGIALVLDETYADFIPGGAPPHELFADPEWGDNFVHFSSFGKTYALTGYRAGLLAGSREFIHHALKAQDTMAVCQPRITQHAVLYGTRYLDDWVADNRLMMARRHGRFVNEFIAPGNPFRLVASGTFFAWVRHPFAGMSGREVARRLAVEAGLICLPGEVFGPGLTDYLRLAFGNIHEETIPEAVARFRALGV; encoded by the coding sequence ATGAAGCTGACCGTTTCCGAACTGATTCGTTCCGTGCATTTCCCGCCCATTTCCGAGGTCAGGGGGTGGCTCGCCGACCGTGCCCCCGATCCGGAGCGGCCGCTGATCGATCTTTGCCAAGCGGTTCCCGACTATCCGCCGGCCCGCCAGCTGACCGACTACCTGGCGACTCTCCTCGACGAGCCGACACTCGCCAGATATTCGCCCGACGAAGGGCTGGCGGAGGTGCGCGAGGCGATCTCCGCCCGCTATGCCCGGGTCTACGGCGCCGCGCCCGAACCGGACCGACTCTGTCTGACGATCGGCGCCAGTCAGGCGTTCTGGTTGGCCATGGTCACCCTCTGTCGGGCCGGCGACGAGGTGATCGTCCAGACGCCGTACTATTTCGATCATCCGATGGCCCTGGAAATGCTCGGCATCAGGGGGGTCTACGTCCCCTTCGACGAGGCTGCCGGCGGTCTCCCTTCGCCGGAGGCGATCGCCCGGCTCATCACCCCCCGGACCCGGGCCATCCTCCTCGTGACGCCGAGTAATCCCACTGGCGTCGTCACGCCGCCGGACATCATCCACCAGCTCTACCGGCTGGCGCAGCGCCACGGCATCGCCCTGGTGCTCGACGAGACCTATGCCGACTTCATCCCGGGCGGAGCGCCCCCTCACGAGCTCTTTGCCGATCCGGAGTGGGGGGATAATTTCGTCCACTTCAGCTCCTTCGGCAAGACGTATGCTCTCACCGGCTACCGTGCCGGGCTGCTGGCCGGCTCGCGGGAATTCATCCACCATGCGCTCAAGGCCCAGGATACGATGGCGGTCTGCCAGCCGCGGATCACCCAGCATGCCGTGCTCTACGGGACCCGCTACCTGGACGACTGGGTTGCCGACAACCGGCTGATGATGGCTCGGCGCCATGGCCGGTTCGTAAACGAGTTTATCGCCCCGGGCAACCCCTTCCGCCTGGTGGCGAGCGGTACCTTTTTCGCCTGGGTACGCCACCCCTTTGCCGGGATGTCCGGCCGGGAGGTGGCGCGGCGGCTTGCCGTCGAAGCAGGGCTCATCTGTCTCCCCGGCGAGGTGTTCGGGCCCGGGCTCACCGATTACCTGCGCCTGGCCTTCGGCAATATTCATGAAGAAACGATCCCGGAGGCGGTTGCCCGATTCAGGGCGTTGGGGGTTTGA
- a CDS encoding DegQ family serine endoprotease yields the protein MSVRRFVCLLLLVLTAASGCQKKEEKLYYETGRAEAPVKNVPKDILATQQAFVELVKNVNPAVVNISTISKKKLEQPFFEFSPLFDDFFGNRPRYRRERSLGSGFIINPEGYIVTNDHVVRDAESIKVKLSNETVYDGRVVGGDPKSDIAIIKISSKEKLPVAVLGDSDKLQVGQWAIAIGNPFGLDRTVTVGVVSATGRSNMGIEAYEDFIQTDASINPGNSGGPLLNVYGEVIGINTAIVAAGQGIGFAIPINMAKQVITQLITKGRVTRGWLGVSIQPVTEELARQFGLNRPRGVLVSDVMEGSPAARGGIRQGDIILTFAGKEIKDARQLQRVVADTPPGQKVALAVFREGREVTLTITTANADSSAARQARPEGGEVDSFGLMVENLPRELRQRGVTGVVVTDVDEDGVAAEAGIQRGDVVMAVNRKRVANLNEYSRAMSDAAQRGMALLLVRRDDASIYFSLRLR from the coding sequence ATGTCCGTGCGTCGCTTCGTCTGTCTGCTGTTGCTCGTTCTTACCGCTGCCAGCGGCTGCCAGAAAAAGGAAGAGAAGCTCTATTACGAAACCGGCAGAGCCGAGGCGCCCGTCAAAAATGTTCCCAAGGACATCCTGGCAACCCAGCAGGCCTTCGTGGAATTGGTCAAAAACGTCAATCCGGCGGTGGTCAATATCTCGACCATCAGCAAAAAGAAACTTGAGCAGCCGTTTTTCGAATTCTCTCCCCTGTTCGACGATTTTTTCGGCAACCGCCCCCGTTACCGCCGTGAGCGGAGCCTCGGCTCCGGCTTCATCATCAATCCGGAAGGGTATATTGTCACCAACGACCATGTGGTACGCGACGCCGAAAGCATCAAGGTCAAGCTCTCCAATGAGACCGTCTATGACGGCCGGGTAGTTGGCGGCGATCCCAAATCGGATATCGCCATCATCAAGATCAGCAGCAAGGAGAAACTCCCGGTGGCGGTCCTCGGCGATTCCGACAAGCTACAGGTTGGCCAGTGGGCCATTGCCATCGGCAACCCGTTCGGCCTCGACCGGACGGTGACCGTCGGGGTCGTTTCGGCCACCGGTCGCTCCAACATGGGGATCGAGGCCTATGAAGATTTTATCCAGACCGATGCCTCGATCAATCCCGGCAATTCCGGCGGGCCGCTCCTGAATGTCTACGGCGAGGTGATCGGCATCAATACGGCGATCGTTGCTGCTGGCCAGGGGATCGGTTTTGCCATCCCGATCAATATGGCCAAACAGGTGATCACCCAGCTGATTACCAAGGGGCGGGTAACCCGGGGTTGGCTGGGGGTGAGTATCCAACCGGTGACCGAGGAACTGGCCCGGCAGTTCGGGCTGAACAGGCCGCGGGGTGTCCTGGTGAGTGACGTCATGGAGGGGAGTCCGGCTGCCCGGGGCGGGATACGGCAGGGGGACATTATCCTGACTTTCGCCGGCAAGGAGATCAAGGATGCCCGCCAGCTGCAGCGGGTGGTTGCCGATACCCCGCCGGGCCAGAAAGTGGCGCTGGCCGTATTCCGCGAGGGGCGGGAGGTGACGCTGACCATTACCACCGCCAATGCGGACAGCAGTGCGGCGCGGCAGGCCCGTCCCGAGGGGGGGGAGGTCGATTCCTTCGGCCTGATGGTCGAGAACCTTCCCCGCGAGTTGCGGCAACGGGGGGTGACCGGCGTGGTCGTGACCGATGTCGACGAAGACGGGGTGGCGGCCGAGGCCGGCATCCAGCGGGGCGACGTGGTGATGGCCGTTAACCGGAAACGGGTCGCCAACCTGAACGAATATTCCCGGGCCATGAGCGATGCCGCACAGCGCGGCATGGCCCTTCTGCTGGTGCGGCGGGATGATGCCAGCATCTACTTCTCGCTCCGGCTGCGCTAG
- a CDS encoding hydrogenase iron-sulfur subunit has product MHAEKQQHAFEPKIVAFVCTWCTYAGADLAGTSRLQYPANIRVVKFPCTGRIDPVFILRAFQKGADGVLVSGCHPGDCHYMAGNFHARRRFAAFRQLLDFIGVDLNRLQFSWVSAAEGGKWVDVATELTERVRELGPLREFAALEAEEHWSGALATPELQEAYNSI; this is encoded by the coding sequence ATGCACGCAGAAAAACAGCAACACGCCTTCGAACCGAAAATTGTCGCCTTCGTCTGCACCTGGTGCACCTATGCCGGGGCGGACCTGGCAGGGACGAGCCGGCTCCAGTACCCGGCCAATATCCGGGTGGTGAAGTTTCCCTGCACCGGGCGGATCGATCCAGTCTTCATCCTGCGGGCCTTCCAGAAGGGGGCGGACGGGGTGCTGGTTTCCGGCTGCCATCCCGGCGACTGCCACTACATGGCGGGGAACTTTCACGCCCGGCGACGGTTTGCCGCCTTCCGGCAGCTCCTTGACTTCATCGGCGTCGACCTCAACCGGCTCCAGTTCTCCTGGGTTTCGGCCGCCGAGGGGGGGAAATGGGTCGACGTGGCCACGGAACTCACCGAACGGGTCCGCGAACTGGGGCCGTTGCGCGAGTTTGCGGCACTGGAAGCCGAAGAGCACTGGTCCGGCGCGCTCGCCACGCCGGAGCTGCAAGAGGCGTACAACAGCATCTAA
- a CDS encoding FAD/NAD(P)-binding protein codes for MCDHKNIYLPQLATIEAIIDETPDIRTFRLVFQDEAVRDTFSFRAGQFAEYSAFGAGESTFCIASAPTRAGSIECCFRAVGRVTEALRQLEVGDTVGVRGPYGNSFPIEEFFGKNLVFVAGGIALPPLRTLIWQCLDWREKFGEITIVYGARTEADLVYKRELEEWEQRSDVLLVKTVDPGGNGSTWDGKVGFVPNVLEEAAPAAANSIALVCGPPIMIKFTLPVLERLGFADEAIYTTLENRMKCGIGKCGRCNVGNVYVCKDGPVFTAAQVKAMPQEF; via the coding sequence ATGTGCGATCATAAGAACATTTATCTCCCCCAACTGGCGACCATCGAGGCGATCATTGACGAAACGCCGGACATCCGGACCTTCCGACTGGTCTTCCAGGATGAAGCGGTCCGCGACACGTTCAGTTTTCGCGCCGGCCAGTTCGCCGAGTACTCCGCCTTCGGCGCCGGCGAATCGACCTTCTGCATCGCCTCGGCGCCAACCCGCGCCGGCTCCATCGAATGCTGCTTCCGCGCCGTCGGCCGGGTCACCGAAGCGTTGCGTCAGCTGGAAGTAGGCGACACCGTCGGGGTGCGTGGTCCCTATGGCAACTCGTTCCCGATCGAGGAGTTTTTCGGCAAGAACCTGGTCTTCGTGGCCGGGGGGATCGCCCTGCCGCCACTCCGCACCCTGATCTGGCAGTGCCTCGACTGGCGGGAAAAATTCGGCGAGATCACCATCGTCTACGGTGCCCGCACCGAAGCGGATCTGGTCTACAAGCGGGAGCTGGAAGAATGGGAGCAACGGAGCGACGTCCTGCTGGTGAAGACCGTCGACCCCGGCGGCAACGGCTCCACCTGGGACGGCAAGGTAGGATTCGTGCCCAACGTCCTCGAAGAGGCGGCGCCGGCCGCTGCCAACAGCATCGCCCTGGTCTGCGGCCCGCCGATCATGATCAAGTTCACCCTACCGGTCCTGGAGCGGCTCGGCTTCGCCGACGAGGCCATCTATACGACCCTGGAAAACCGGATGAAGTGCGGCATCGGCAAGTGCGGCCGCTGCAATGTGGGCAATGTCTATGTCTGCAAGGACGGCCCGGTTTTCACCGCCGCCCAGGTGAAGGCGATGCCACAGGAATTCTAG
- a CDS encoding 4Fe-4S dicluster domain-containing protein: MTTTAHTIDPALYAAATAALRQEARTVLENGTAAAVIGWQAGRRAGSALPAIVTDPAGAEQLIFAPGCVNNLALYLTKAKKEVRGKGRLAIVVKGCDLRALAGLIGENQLNRADIYIIGIACPGVYGAHADRRLPLAEETVAPKCRECTVHTPTGVDVTVGTLPDLPAFTPREAAELARLEAMTPAERWRFWKEHFSRCIRCYACRQVCPFCYCEQCLCDRNRPQAVETTPRPAGNMAWHIVRAMHLAGRCAGCAECERVCPMDIPLNLLNRKMAKELKALYGFEAGLEPQEKGPLTSYREDDDQSFIK; this comes from the coding sequence ATGACGACTACCGCACACACAATCGACCCGGCACTGTATGCCGCCGCCACTGCGGCGCTCCGTCAGGAGGCACGAACGGTCCTGGAGAATGGCACCGCCGCCGCAGTGATCGGCTGGCAGGCGGGACGCCGGGCCGGGAGCGCCTTGCCGGCGATCGTCACCGATCCGGCCGGCGCGGAGCAGCTCATCTTCGCCCCGGGCTGCGTCAACAACCTGGCCCTCTACCTCACCAAGGCCAAGAAAGAGGTTCGGGGGAAAGGACGGCTGGCAATCGTCGTCAAGGGGTGCGACCTGCGGGCCCTGGCCGGATTGATCGGCGAAAACCAGCTCAACCGCGCGGATATTTACATCATCGGAATTGCCTGCCCGGGAGTGTACGGCGCCCACGCCGACCGGCGCCTTCCCCTCGCGGAAGAGACCGTGGCGCCGAAGTGCCGGGAGTGCACGGTGCACACCCCGACCGGCGTCGACGTGACCGTCGGCACCCTCCCTGACCTGCCGGCCTTTACCCCCCGGGAAGCGGCGGAGCTGGCCCGTCTGGAGGCAATGACCCCGGCGGAGCGGTGGCGCTTCTGGAAAGAGCACTTTTCCCGCTGCATCCGCTGCTACGCCTGTCGCCAAGTCTGCCCGTTCTGCTACTGCGAGCAGTGCCTCTGCGACCGGAACCGTCCCCAGGCGGTGGAAACCACGCCGCGTCCGGCGGGGAACATGGCCTGGCATATCGTCCGGGCCATGCACCTGGCCGGCCGCTGCGCGGGGTGTGCCGAGTGCGAGCGGGTCTGCCCGATGGACATCCCGCTCAATTTGCTGAACCGCAAGATGGCCAAGGAATTGAAGGCGCTCTACGGCTTCGAGGCCGGACTCGAGCCGCAGGAGAAGGGCCCACTGACGTCATACCGGGAAGACGACGACCAGTCGTTCATCAAATAA
- the msrA gene encoding peptide-methionine (S)-S-oxide reductase MsrA has protein sequence MGGVRTARGEAGGVGQGLEKATFAGGCFWCMQPPFDALPGVVSTTVGYTGGSKKNPTYEEVSAGGTGHAESIEVLFDPRRVSYRQLLAVFWHNIDPLTADGQFCDYGHQYRTAIFYHNESQRREAEAAKRALEKARGWKIVTAIEPAGPFYPAEEYHQKYYQKNPFRYRFYRFNCGRDRRLKELWGAEAPAH, from the coding sequence ATGGGAGGTGTGCGCACTGCCCGGGGAGAAGCCGGCGGCGTCGGACAGGGACTGGAAAAGGCGACGTTTGCCGGCGGCTGCTTCTGGTGCATGCAGCCGCCCTTCGATGCACTGCCGGGGGTAGTTTCCACTACCGTCGGCTATACCGGCGGCAGCAAGAAAAACCCGACCTACGAAGAGGTGTCGGCCGGCGGTACCGGCCATGCCGAATCGATCGAAGTGCTCTTCGATCCGCGGCGGGTAAGCTATCGGCAACTGCTGGCGGTCTTCTGGCACAACATCGACCCGTTGACGGCCGACGGGCAGTTCTGCGATTACGGCCACCAGTACCGGACGGCAATTTTTTACCATAACGAAAGCCAACGGCGGGAAGCGGAGGCGGCGAAGCGGGCGCTGGAAAAGGCCCGCGGCTGGAAGATCGTCACGGCGATCGAGCCGGCCGGGCCGTTTTACCCGGCTGAGGAGTACCACCAGAAGTATTATCAGAAGAATCCGTTCCGCTACCGGTTTTACCGCTTTAATTGCGGCCGGGACCGGCGGCTGAAGGAGTTGTGGGGCGCGGAAGCGCCCGCCCACTGA
- a CDS encoding 4Fe-4S dicluster domain-containing protein has product MKTITEQNLRALVDALISDGKRVVGPRVAGTMTLYEPLTGGAELALGELPRRSAKETFLPLCETILTYEQGKEAVHLGDVDPVRLPETVLIGARPCDVAAAPVLDAVFSWDYRDEFFLERRRKTTIIGLACTGGDDACFCTAMGLSPADSTGSDLFLTPLKGGSFRCDAITDKGTALLAAHAGLFADGTGEPLPLAEPALGALDLEKIRAWLDGHFEDPLWEEIAARCAGCGACAFLCPACHCFDIVDEGGTAKGARRKSWDACGFGKFTNHASGHNPRDVQPQRYRNRIMHKFKYYVDKFDQRLCTGCGRCIRACPVGIDIAAVLEEINDK; this is encoded by the coding sequence ATGAAAACCATCACCGAACAAAATCTCCGCGCTCTCGTCGATGCGCTCATCAGCGACGGGAAACGGGTCGTCGGCCCCCGGGTCGCCGGCACTATGACCCTTTACGAACCGCTCACCGGCGGTGCGGAACTTGCCCTGGGGGAACTCCCCCGCCGCTCCGCCAAGGAGACGTTCCTGCCGCTCTGCGAGACGATCCTCACCTACGAGCAGGGGAAGGAAGCCGTGCACCTCGGCGATGTGGACCCGGTCCGTCTCCCCGAAACGGTGCTGATCGGCGCCCGCCCCTGCGACGTGGCCGCTGCCCCGGTCCTCGACGCGGTATTCTCCTGGGACTACCGGGACGAGTTCTTCCTCGAGCGCCGGCGCAAGACCACCATTATCGGCCTCGCCTGCACCGGCGGCGACGACGCTTGCTTCTGCACCGCCATGGGGCTCTCCCCCGCCGACTCCACAGGAAGCGACCTCTTCCTCACCCCCCTGAAGGGAGGCAGCTTCCGCTGCGATGCCATCACCGACAAGGGGACGGCGCTTCTGGCGGCCCATGCCGGGCTCTTTGCCGACGGCACCGGCGAACCGCTCCCGTTGGCCGAGCCGGCCCTCGGTGCGCTGGACCTGGAAAAGATCAGGGCTTGGCTCGATGGCCATTTCGAAGACCCGCTCTGGGAGGAGATCGCCGCCCGCTGTGCCGGCTGCGGCGCCTGCGCCTTTCTCTGCCCCGCCTGCCACTGCTTCGATATTGTTGACGAGGGGGGGACGGCCAAAGGGGCGCGGCGCAAGAGCTGGGACGCCTGCGGCTTCGGCAAGTTCACCAACCACGCCTCGGGGCACAACCCCCGCGACGTCCAGCCCCAACGCTATCGCAACCGGATCATGCACAAGTTCAAATATTACGTCGACAAGTTCGACCAGCGGCTCTGCACCGGCTGCGGCCGCTGCATCCGCGCCTGCCCGGTGGGAATCGACATTGCCGCCGTACTCGAAGAAATCAACGACAAGTAG
- the pgeF gene encoding peptidoglycan editing factor PgeF, whose protein sequence is MEMKRIDKIHYLESGLLAGAGVAVHGFTTRHEGVSRPPYNSLNLGTNTLDPSYNVEGNRSLLTRAFATGLERLVTVNQVHGTDLLVLDAANPDYSYFQKLEADGIITNQPGVMVGVCVADCVPVLLLDPVRRVVAALHAGWKGTAAGICRKGVEALVGVFGSEPRQILAAVGPAIGGCCYEVDAPVVEAFRRTENGWGDFARETGAGKWQLDLAAANVRQLVESGVAEANIEASGLCVSCTPESFFSYRRDGGETGRQMGFIMLKP, encoded by the coding sequence ATGGAAATGAAACGTATCGACAAGATCCATTACCTGGAGTCCGGCCTGCTGGCCGGGGCCGGGGTTGCCGTACACGGCTTCACCACCCGCCACGAAGGGGTCTCGCGTCCCCCCTACAATTCGCTCAACCTGGGAACCAATACCCTCGACCCCTCCTACAACGTCGAGGGAAACCGGAGTCTCCTGACCCGGGCCTTTGCCACCGGCCTGGAACGGCTGGTGACGGTCAACCAGGTCCACGGCACCGATCTTCTGGTCCTCGATGCGGCCAACCCGGATTACAGCTACTTCCAGAAACTGGAGGCCGACGGGATCATCACCAACCAGCCGGGGGTAATGGTCGGGGTCTGTGTCGCCGACTGCGTGCCGGTCCTGCTGCTCGATCCGGTCCGGCGGGTAGTGGCGGCTCTCCACGCCGGCTGGAAGGGGACGGCGGCCGGCATCTGCCGGAAGGGGGTGGAGGCGCTGGTCGGCGTTTTCGGCTCCGAACCGCGGCAGATTCTGGCAGCCGTGGGCCCGGCGATCGGTGGCTGCTGTTACGAAGTGGACGCTCCGGTCGTTGAGGCCTTTCGCCGGACGGAAAACGGCTGGGGCGACTTCGCCCGCGAAACCGGCGCCGGCAAATGGCAGCTGGATCTGGCTGCCGCCAACGTCCGCCAGCTCGTCGAGTCGGGCGTTGCCGAGGCGAATATCGAAGCGAGCGGGCTCTGTGTCAGTTGTACGCCGGAGTCGTTCTTTTCCTACCGGCGCGACGGGGGCGAGACCGGCAGGCAGATGGGCTTCATCATGTTGAAGCCGTAG